In Nitrospira sp., one genomic interval encodes:
- a CDS encoding PilZ domain-containing protein: MGKPLICPQCGQANVLRSRCRTLLERLQSLACFVPFHCQSCTYRFPAPRWGRGAGGRIMDRREHLRIPVHLFLSFSGGKVRGEGVVLDISMGGCIIESQAAVHVDDIFYLQIALDKDQPPLEVAAMVRSVSSRGIAFKFLRAAQENQRLLAFVQAKTESLGSSHAAAVKD, from the coding sequence ATGGGTAAACCGCTGATCTGCCCGCAATGCGGACAAGCCAATGTGTTGCGTTCCCGCTGCCGAACGCTCCTTGAGCGCTTACAGTCGCTCGCCTGTTTCGTGCCCTTCCATTGTCAGTCCTGTACCTATCGCTTCCCCGCTCCTCGATGGGGCCGCGGAGCGGGGGGGCGGATCATGGACAGGCGGGAGCATCTCCGCATTCCGGTGCATCTTTTTCTGTCGTTTTCCGGCGGAAAAGTTCGGGGTGAAGGCGTGGTGTTGGACATTTCGATGGGTGGGTGCATCATCGAGAGCCAAGCGGCGGTGCATGTGGACGATATCTTCTATCTCCAGATTGCGCTGGACAAGGATCAACCACCTCTGGAGGTGGCGGCCATGGTCCGGTCCGTGAGCTCGCGGGGGATCGCCTTCAAATTTCTCCGGGCCGCTCAAGAAAATCAACGGCTCCTCGCCTTCGTGCAGGCCAAGACCGAGTCTTTGGGGAGTAGTCACGCGGCTGCAGTCAAAGACTGA
- the mtgA gene encoding monofunctional biosynthetic peptidoglycan transglycosylase, giving the protein MGKSTGSRFGRVLLWFTVLVALPAGAVGAYWLATLPDVAALAQRHPTETALMEARRAQAKEQGRSLRIQYMWMPLSRIAPSLQRAVVAAEDASFFAHEGFDWEGIKDAALYNLEVGEFKRGGSTITQQLAKNLYLSSERSLLRKAREALITRALEHRLTKERILELYLNVAEWGQGVFGAEAAARHHFGKPAKELTVEEAALLAAILPSPRRYDPIRHTAYLNRRQHHIIRWLERRSGRRPHAISNGRRSAESEELSLTQD; this is encoded by the coding sequence ATGGGCAAGTCAACAGGCAGTCGGTTCGGACGCGTGCTCCTCTGGTTCACGGTGCTCGTCGCTCTCCCGGCGGGAGCGGTGGGGGCTTATTGGCTGGCGACGCTGCCGGACGTGGCTGCGCTCGCCCAACGCCATCCCACCGAAACGGCGCTCATGGAGGCCCGACGAGCGCAGGCCAAGGAACAGGGCCGTTCCCTGCGCATTCAGTATATGTGGATGCCGCTATCACGCATCGCTCCCTCGCTTCAACGGGCCGTGGTCGCGGCGGAGGATGCGTCGTTCTTCGCCCATGAAGGGTTCGACTGGGAGGGCATCAAAGATGCGGCCCTCTACAACCTGGAAGTGGGCGAGTTTAAACGCGGCGGCAGCACCATCACCCAGCAACTAGCCAAGAACCTCTATCTGTCCTCGGAACGGTCGCTGCTCCGGAAGGCTCGTGAAGCCTTGATCACACGCGCGCTGGAGCACCGTTTGACCAAAGAACGCATCCTGGAGCTCTACCTGAACGTCGCCGAGTGGGGACAAGGCGTATTCGGAGCTGAAGCAGCGGCCCGGCACCATTTCGGCAAACCAGCCAAGGAGCTCACCGTCGAGGAAGCCGCCCTGCTGGCGGCGATTCTTCCCTCACCTCGCCGGTACGATCCCATTCGTCATACCGCCTACTTGAATCGACGGCAGCATCACATCATCCGCTGGTTGGAACGGAGAAGCGGAAGACGCCCCCACGCCATTTCCAACGGGCGCCGCAGCGCAGAATCAGAAGAGCTGTCTCTGACCCAGGACTGA
- a CDS encoding peptidylprolyl isomerase, whose protein sequence is MTPSPARQTAGQTVRLSIAAFGLCACAWLTGCAEPPQEEPVVAMINGRAITQSEFDMRWGELSQATRARYDKEGGKRRFLDELIMRELLMQEARKQGLDQSDDIREKTLRYREQLILDELLKDRIKTKVEVTKDELDQYLEKHANQLLANPKVQVSVMLLPNIYAAKDLKRQVEGGGNFSRFAQRYSIDERSRGKGGELGPYRRGLLEPELDALVPTLHPGAISDPIKTEKGYYLMKVSPLEPEILQADQATRERLRQELLAEKRRKRLDDIFAELRSGATIRLADAARYVTDGAGHP, encoded by the coding sequence ATGACGCCATCGCCCGCTCGACAGACCGCAGGCCAGACCGTCCGCCTCAGCATCGCCGCTTTCGGCCTCTGCGCATGCGCCTGGTTGACCGGTTGCGCGGAACCGCCCCAGGAAGAACCCGTCGTGGCGATGATCAACGGCCGTGCCATCACGCAGTCCGAGTTCGACATGCGGTGGGGCGAACTCTCGCAAGCCACCCGGGCTCGGTACGACAAGGAAGGCGGAAAGAGGCGATTCCTGGACGAGCTGATCATGCGCGAACTGCTGATGCAAGAGGCCCGAAAACAAGGTTTGGATCAGTCGGACGACATCCGTGAAAAGACGTTGCGGTATCGGGAACAGCTGATCCTAGACGAGTTGCTCAAAGACCGCATCAAGACCAAGGTCGAGGTCACCAAAGACGAATTGGACCAGTACCTGGAAAAACATGCCAACCAGCTGCTGGCCAATCCCAAAGTGCAGGTCTCGGTCATGCTGCTCCCGAACATTTATGCTGCCAAGGATTTGAAACGGCAGGTGGAGGGCGGTGGCAACTTCTCGCGCTTCGCGCAGCGGTATTCGATCGATGAACGCAGCCGCGGCAAAGGCGGAGAGCTGGGCCCCTATCGCAGAGGATTGCTCGAACCTGAGTTGGACGCGCTCGTTCCGACCCTCCATCCAGGCGCCATCAGCGATCCCATCAAGACGGAGAAGGGCTACTACCTCATGAAGGTGAGCCCGTTGGAGCCCGAGATACTCCAAGCCGACCAGGCCACCCGAGAACGGCTTCGACAAGAACTGCTCGCCGAGAAACGCCGGAAGCGGTTGGATGATATCTTCGCGGAGCTCCGCTCCGGGGCCACGATCCGCCTCGCCGACGCCGCCCGGTATGTGACCGACGGCGCAGGCCACCCGTAA
- a CDS encoding isoaspartyl peptidase/L-asparaginase produces MTLTQAACIESALIEGRQLLVAGAPALSVVEAVIRRFEASGLFNAGLGSNQQLDGVQRMDASIMEGDRLRAGAVASVEALVHPITAARLVMEKTSHVFLVGPPATRFARYCGLERAPGKKAGRQARQGASPSSRAPGRLLRLHQALSRAGRIQARSLGKETVGAVALDLNGTVAAGASTGGVDVMLPGRVGDTPLIGCGVYADNEGGAVSMTGLGESIMRVAVAKEIVDLLEQGAGPLFAANRVLKKVVQRVRGAAGVLVLCPDGRFAIRHSTPHMAAGFVGGDGRPTVRDRFA; encoded by the coding sequence ATGACGCTCACCCAAGCCGCTTGCATCGAGTCGGCCTTGATTGAGGGGCGACAGTTGCTCGTGGCCGGGGCTCCGGCGTTGTCGGTCGTGGAGGCGGTGATTCGCAGGTTCGAAGCGTCCGGACTCTTCAATGCCGGATTGGGCTCCAATCAGCAGCTCGACGGGGTACAGCGGATGGATGCTTCCATCATGGAGGGCGATCGGCTGCGCGCCGGAGCCGTGGCTTCCGTCGAGGCCCTCGTCCATCCCATTACGGCGGCTCGACTGGTGATGGAGAAAACCTCTCACGTCTTCCTGGTGGGGCCGCCGGCCACGCGGTTTGCTCGATATTGCGGCCTGGAGCGAGCGCCAGGGAAGAAGGCCGGAAGGCAGGCGAGACAGGGAGCCTCACCTTCGAGTCGGGCGCCGGGTCGCCTGCTCCGTCTGCATCAAGCGCTGTCTCGGGCTGGGCGTATCCAAGCCCGCAGTCTGGGCAAGGAAACGGTCGGCGCCGTCGCGCTCGACCTGAATGGCACCGTTGCCGCCGGTGCCTCGACTGGCGGCGTGGATGTCATGTTGCCGGGCCGGGTCGGCGATACCCCGTTGATCGGCTGCGGCGTCTACGCGGATAACGAGGGTGGGGCCGTTTCAATGACGGGGTTGGGCGAAAGCATCATGCGCGTCGCAGTGGCCAAAGAGATCGTCGATCTTCTGGAGCAGGGAGCCGGGCCCCTGTTCGCGGCGAACCGTGTGTTGAAAAAGGTGGTGCAGCGGGTACGGGGCGCCGCAGGCGTCCTCGTGCTCTGTCCGGACGGTCGGTTCGCGATCAGGCACAGCACGCCGCATATGGCCGCCGGGTTTGTCGGCGGAGACGGCCGGCCCACGGTTCGTGACCGGTTTGCCTAG
- the murJ gene encoding murein biosynthesis integral membrane protein MurJ, which produces MSEPTASAETSRQTPNENHSVVKAAGLIGVATFSSRILGFVRDMVLARLFGATPAADAFFVAYRIPNLLRELFAEGSMSAAFIPVFTEYQTLKTKRDAWELASATFTTLLTIVTAVTMLGIAAAPAIVWLLAPGFHASPDKLALTSLLTRVMFPYLLFVSLAALAMGILNSLRAFAAPAFSPVFFNICTIACALVLSPLLAEPIVGVAIGIVAGGAAQFLMQLPGLRGRGMLFGFRFNPGHPGVKRIGRLMIPSLLGLSVTQINITVSTILASFFAGGPTYLFYGMRLIQFPLGIFGVALATAILPTLSAQAARGALDELRATLGFGLRMIFFIILPAMLGLILLRQPIVHLFFEHGSFTSGDTQATATAVLCYAAGLWAFAGVRIIVSAFYSLQDTKTPAVTAGIAVVANILLSVWLMTWLQAAGLALATALASMLNGSILVAVLHRRLGSVDWATIGRSALRVLAASVPLVAICLWVAESAVWSAPGAWVAKTAVLAGGIGASVFGYLGLHIWMGSEELDVVLGMVKRKFGRLTRRAGGN; this is translated from the coding sequence ATGTCCGAGCCCACCGCTTCTGCCGAAACATCTCGCCAGACTCCGAACGAAAACCATTCCGTGGTCAAGGCGGCCGGTCTCATCGGCGTGGCCACCTTTTCCAGCCGTATTCTCGGCTTTGTGCGGGACATGGTGCTCGCACGGTTGTTCGGCGCGACCCCTGCGGCCGATGCCTTCTTCGTCGCCTACCGTATTCCCAACCTCTTGCGCGAACTGTTCGCGGAAGGGTCTATGTCGGCCGCATTCATTCCGGTCTTCACCGAATACCAGACGCTCAAGACCAAGCGGGATGCCTGGGAGTTGGCCAGCGCGACCTTCACCACGTTGTTGACCATCGTGACCGCCGTAACGATGCTGGGGATTGCTGCGGCCCCGGCCATCGTCTGGCTCTTGGCGCCAGGGTTCCATGCCAGCCCCGACAAGCTGGCCCTCACCTCGCTCTTGACGCGCGTCATGTTTCCCTACTTGCTGTTCGTCAGTCTGGCGGCGCTGGCGATGGGAATTCTCAACTCCCTCCGGGCCTTTGCGGCCCCGGCCTTCTCGCCGGTCTTCTTCAACATCTGCACCATCGCCTGTGCGCTGGTTCTCTCACCCCTGTTGGCCGAGCCGATCGTCGGCGTCGCGATCGGGATCGTCGCCGGCGGTGCCGCACAGTTCCTCATGCAACTTCCCGGCTTGCGGGGGCGAGGCATGTTGTTCGGTTTCAGGTTCAACCCCGGTCATCCCGGCGTCAAACGCATCGGTCGGCTGATGATTCCTTCGCTGCTGGGACTGTCCGTCACCCAGATCAATATTACGGTCAGTACAATCCTGGCCTCGTTTTTTGCCGGAGGACCGACCTATCTGTTCTACGGTATGCGGCTGATCCAATTTCCGCTCGGCATCTTCGGCGTCGCCCTTGCCACCGCGATTCTGCCGACCCTTTCGGCGCAAGCCGCCCGTGGTGCGTTGGATGAGTTGCGCGCGACGCTCGGCTTCGGTCTGCGGATGATTTTCTTTATCATTCTCCCGGCCATGCTGGGGCTCATCCTCCTGCGACAACCCATCGTGCATCTGTTTTTCGAACATGGCTCGTTCACATCGGGCGACACGCAAGCCACAGCGACAGCGGTGCTCTGTTACGCTGCGGGACTCTGGGCCTTTGCCGGCGTACGCATCATCGTCTCCGCGTTTTATTCTTTGCAGGACACGAAAACACCGGCGGTGACTGCGGGCATTGCTGTGGTGGCCAACATTCTCCTCTCAGTGTGGTTGATGACGTGGTTGCAGGCGGCGGGCTTGGCCCTCGCCACGGCATTGGCCTCCATGCTGAACGGCAGTATCCTGGTGGCCGTGTTGCATCGGCGTCTGGGGTCGGTGGATTGGGCGACGATCGGTCGCTCGGCGCTGCGAGTCCTGGCGGCCTCCGTTCCGCTCGTGGCAATCTGTCTGTGGGTTGCGGAGTCTGCCGTGTGGTCCGCGCCGGGGGCGTGGGTGGCCAAGACCGCGGTGTTGGCCGGAGGGATCGGCGCGAGCGTGTTCGGGTACTTGGGGCTGCATATCTGGATGGGCTCGGAGGAGTTGGACGTCGTCTTGGGCATGGTCAAACGCAAATTTGGTCGGCTGACTCGTCGAGCGGGAGGGAATTGA
- a CDS encoding peptidyl-prolyl cis-trans isomerase, whose product MNEGTSSLTTAFTSLNRPGRLRARAVGRYGWWLCLLCLCASPVSAAKLEDRIVAVVNSDLIMLSELKRDLFPDQERLRKLYQGEELERRIKTAEAMAVTKLIERKLQLQAAQKKGLDVSDQEVVQAVEEMKKQGEKIDSTDPNTARSVREQLTLMRVVDREVRGVIMVADSEMKRYYQEHRDRFAYPEEYQLSQILIKPRGQEDRAIAQGRAEALLATLKQGESFEELALRFSDGPDASRGGRLGLVRQGELIPVLEQALTALQIGDITDIVETPEGLHIVRIDDKKPRQFRPYEQVKTEIQSLVFQQKTEDQYQIWMADLKNKAYIEIKF is encoded by the coding sequence ATGAACGAGGGGACCTCTTCCTTGACCACTGCCTTCACCAGCCTGAATCGGCCCGGCCGGCTGCGAGCCCGAGCGGTCGGTCGATACGGTTGGTGGCTCTGCCTGTTGTGCCTCTGCGCCTCGCCCGTCAGCGCGGCCAAGCTTGAGGATCGCATCGTGGCGGTCGTCAATTCCGACCTGATCATGCTCTCGGAATTGAAGCGGGACTTATTCCCCGACCAGGAGCGGCTTCGCAAACTGTACCAGGGCGAAGAATTGGAGCGACGCATCAAGACCGCCGAAGCCATGGCGGTGACCAAACTCATCGAGCGAAAGCTCCAGCTCCAAGCCGCCCAGAAAAAGGGCTTGGATGTATCCGATCAAGAGGTGGTCCAGGCCGTAGAGGAAATGAAAAAGCAAGGCGAGAAGATCGACAGCACCGACCCCAATACTGCCCGGAGCGTGCGCGAACAGTTGACATTGATGCGGGTGGTCGATCGGGAAGTCCGCGGCGTGATCATGGTGGCGGATTCCGAAATGAAACGGTATTACCAGGAACACCGCGACCGGTTCGCCTACCCCGAGGAATATCAGCTGAGCCAAATTCTGATCAAGCCGCGCGGCCAGGAAGACCGCGCCATTGCCCAAGGTCGCGCAGAGGCCTTGCTGGCCACGCTGAAACAAGGTGAGTCCTTCGAGGAACTGGCGTTGCGCTTTTCCGACGGGCCCGATGCGTCTCGTGGTGGACGCTTGGGGTTAGTCCGGCAAGGTGAGCTGATTCCGGTTTTGGAACAGGCCCTGACCGCGCTTCAGATCGGAGACATCACGGACATCGTCGAAACGCCGGAAGGGCTGCATATCGTCCGCATCGACGACAAGAAACCTCGGCAGTTCCGCCCTTACGAGCAGGTCAAGACCGAAATCCAATCCCTGGTCTTCCAACAAAAGACCGAAGACCAGTATCAGATCTGGATGGCGGATTTGAAGAACAAGGCCTACATCGAGATCAAGTTCTGA
- the xth gene encoding exodeoxyribonuclease III: protein MKIATFNVNSLRKRLSIVLGWLEQHQPDVLCLQETKVQDSEFPLAALATSGYEITFRGMKSYNGVAILSRTKPEAIAYGFDDGGDVEDARLLRVVIRGIPIVNTYVPQGFEIDSPKYQYKLSWFDRLRNYFDSHFSPKEPAIWCGDMNVAPRPIDVHSPEKHLKHVCYHEDARNAYGKTIAWGFEDVFCKLYPDRQQFTFWDYRAPSSFASNKGWRIDHILATPPLAEQCLRADVDINPRRASDPSDHTVLWAEFNI, encoded by the coding sequence ATGAAAATTGCGACCTTCAACGTCAATTCACTTCGGAAGCGCCTGTCCATCGTCCTGGGGTGGCTCGAGCAGCATCAGCCCGACGTATTGTGTCTTCAGGAGACCAAAGTTCAGGACAGCGAATTTCCCTTGGCTGCGCTGGCGACCTCCGGTTACGAAATTACCTTTCGCGGCATGAAATCGTACAACGGGGTCGCGATCCTCAGCCGCACGAAGCCCGAGGCGATCGCCTATGGATTTGATGATGGTGGGGATGTCGAAGATGCGCGCCTGTTGCGGGTGGTCATTCGAGGGATTCCGATCGTCAATACCTACGTTCCGCAGGGCTTTGAAATCGATTCACCCAAATACCAGTACAAGTTATCCTGGTTCGACCGGCTGCGGAACTATTTCGACTCTCACTTCTCCCCGAAGGAGCCGGCGATCTGGTGTGGGGACATGAATGTGGCCCCAAGACCCATTGATGTCCACAGTCCGGAGAAGCATCTCAAACACGTCTGTTATCACGAAGACGCGCGCAACGCCTATGGGAAGACAATTGCGTGGGGCTTCGAAGATGTGTTCTGCAAACTGTATCCAGATCGCCAGCAATTCACATTTTGGGATTACCGAGCTCCGAGTTCATTCGCTTCCAATAAGGGATGGCGAATCGATCATATCTTGGCAACCCCCCCGCTGGCCGAACAGTGTCTGCGGGCTGACGTGGACATTAATCCACGGCGCGCCAGCGATCCGTCCGATCATACGGTGCTCTGGGCAGAATTCAACATCTGA
- a CDS encoding YihA family ribosome biogenesis GTP-binding protein, translating into MKLLGAEFIKSCGAPAQFPAERLPEIAFAGRSNVGKSSLINSLLHRRKLAKVSKTPGKTRAVNFFAVRTSDPALSTLTLVDLPGYGYAKVSKSTRAQWGPLIEQYLAERQTLGAVILLIESRVWTPQDVMTVRWVQSLGCGLIVVLTKADKLKRSERDAAVTAVKAACELSPDVPVILYSAETHEGRDALWGEIRAQLRT; encoded by the coding sequence ATGAAGCTACTCGGCGCCGAGTTTATCAAAAGTTGCGGGGCTCCAGCACAGTTTCCTGCCGAGCGGCTACCCGAGATCGCTTTCGCGGGCAGATCCAACGTCGGCAAGTCCTCACTCATCAATTCGCTCTTGCACCGGCGCAAGCTGGCCAAGGTCAGCAAGACTCCCGGCAAAACGCGGGCGGTGAATTTCTTTGCCGTCCGCACCAGCGATCCCGCCCTCTCGACTCTGACGCTGGTCGATCTTCCCGGTTATGGGTATGCCAAGGTGTCGAAAAGCACACGGGCGCAATGGGGGCCGTTGATCGAACAGTACCTTGCCGAGCGTCAGACGCTGGGCGCGGTGATTCTGTTGATCGAGTCGCGGGTGTGGACGCCGCAGGACGTCATGACGGTCCGCTGGGTCCAATCCCTGGGATGCGGTCTCATCGTCGTGTTGACGAAGGCGGACAAACTGAAGCGAAGCGAACGCGACGCGGCGGTCACGGCCGTGAAGGCCGCTTGTGAGCTGAGTCCGGACGTGCCGGTCATACTGTATTCGGCCGAGACGCATGAAGGCCGAGACGCGCTCTGGGGCGAGATTCGCGCGCAGCTCAGAACTTGA
- a CDS encoding methylated-DNA--[protein]-cysteine S-methyltransferase: MTKLLGDARAQLLAYFAGTMREFSLPLDLSGGTSFQRKVWTAIQRIPYGRVRSYQWVALRVGGKQYARAVGMALGANPVPVVVPCHRIIAHDGSLGGFSCGLTLKRRLLALEGTLAQLRRVR, translated from the coding sequence GTGACGAAGCTGCTGGGTGATGCACGGGCACAACTTCTCGCGTACTTTGCGGGTACGATGCGGGAATTTTCATTGCCCTTGGACTTGTCAGGGGGGACGTCGTTTCAGCGGAAAGTGTGGACCGCCATCCAGCGGATCCCCTACGGACGTGTTCGATCCTATCAATGGGTGGCACTTCGAGTAGGAGGAAAACAATATGCCAGGGCGGTGGGGATGGCGCTCGGCGCGAATCCCGTACCAGTGGTCGTGCCCTGTCACCGGATCATTGCCCACGACGGCTCGCTGGGCGGTTTCTCCTGCGGCCTGACGTTGAAGCGGCGGTTGCTGGCATTGGAAGGCACGCTTGCGCAGCTCCGGAGGGTACGATAG
- a CDS encoding D-tyrosyl-tRNA(Tyr) deacylase, giving the protein MRAVIQRVSQASVEVEGQVVGRIAAGLVVLLGVAQGDAEPDLLYVVDKIRTLRIFADGTGKMNRAVMDVGGALLVISQFTLLSETAKGRRPGFDRAAPPDDARRWYEQAISRWKAAGLPVETGVFGAHMQVTLTNDGPVTFILGSRREP; this is encoded by the coding sequence ATGAGAGCGGTCATCCAGCGGGTGTCGCAGGCCTCCGTGGAGGTGGAAGGACAGGTCGTCGGTAGGATCGCGGCCGGATTGGTCGTCCTGCTGGGGGTGGCCCAGGGCGACGCCGAACCGGACCTCCTATATGTCGTCGACAAAATCCGAACGCTCCGCATCTTCGCAGATGGCACGGGCAAAATGAATCGCGCAGTGATGGATGTTGGGGGCGCTCTGCTGGTGATCTCACAATTTACCTTGCTGAGCGAGACGGCGAAGGGACGCCGACCGGGGTTTGACCGTGCCGCCCCGCCGGATGACGCGCGGAGGTGGTATGAACAAGCGATCAGCCGCTGGAAAGCCGCTGGTCTGCCGGTCGAAACCGGGGTGTTCGGCGCGCATATGCAGGTCACATTGACCAACGATGGACCGGTGACCTTCATCCTGGGCAGTCGACGGGAGCCATAA
- a CDS encoding VOC family protein: MAALFHLAFPVHDLTAAKRFYVDGLGCVLGRESSTAVTFGLAGHQLVAHLAPLPKTPQQGIYPRHFGLVLTEEEEWQAMVDRARSLGLSFYQQPRTRFAGTAVEHRTFFLEDPSHNLLEFKHYRFASAIFGERAIAAVGDADSH; the protein is encoded by the coding sequence ATGGCAGCTCTTTTTCATCTGGCGTTTCCGGTGCATGATCTGACCGCGGCGAAGCGGTTTTACGTCGACGGCTTGGGCTGCGTGCTGGGTCGGGAATCGTCCACGGCCGTCACGTTCGGGCTCGCCGGCCATCAACTGGTGGCGCATCTCGCCCCCCTCCCGAAGACGCCGCAGCAAGGGATCTATCCGCGACATTTTGGACTCGTGCTCACCGAGGAGGAGGAGTGGCAGGCAATGGTCGATCGTGCCAGGAGCCTGGGGCTCTCGTTTTACCAGCAACCGAGGACACGATTCGCGGGAACGGCGGTCGAACATCGCACCTTCTTTCTGGAAGATCCCTCTCATAACCTGCTCGAGTTCAAACATTACCGCTTTGCATCGGCCATCTTCGGCGAACGAGCCATCGCCGCGGTCGGAGACGCCGACTCCCACTAG
- a CDS encoding mechanosensitive ion channel family protein — translation MQDYLPVIGSSVFFDLLKSLLLLLLLLITRTLLVRSIARNATLSIEAKRRWIVTVRNSTVLSLSVGLVVIWAHELEAFAVSLVALAAAVVLATKELILCWSGAALRVGGGVYAVGDRIQLGNYRGVVLDHGAFATKLLEIGPGQTSHLYTGRIVMFPNSLLLSSPLVKENPSQEYGLYVLCVPLQSHENWRAAEHALLEAARAECAPFMDEMGRQMKLLEQRNLLEAPSPDPRVTIQLPEPGRIHLVLRFPAPDRGRSRVEQAILRRYLAAMRP, via the coding sequence ATGCAAGACTACCTGCCGGTTATCGGGTCCAGCGTCTTTTTCGATCTCCTGAAATCCCTTCTGCTGCTGTTGCTGCTCCTCATTACCCGCACCCTCCTGGTTCGCTCGATCGCGCGCAATGCGACCTTGTCGATTGAGGCGAAGCGCCGTTGGATCGTCACGGTCCGCAACAGTACCGTGCTCAGTTTGAGTGTCGGGTTGGTGGTAATTTGGGCGCATGAGTTGGAAGCCTTCGCCGTGTCCTTGGTGGCCCTGGCGGCCGCGGTAGTCCTTGCGACCAAAGAGTTGATCCTCTGCTGGAGTGGAGCTGCCTTACGAGTGGGCGGCGGTGTCTATGCCGTGGGTGATCGGATCCAGCTAGGAAATTATCGCGGCGTGGTACTGGACCATGGGGCATTTGCGACCAAGTTGCTGGAAATCGGGCCGGGTCAGACGTCGCATCTATACACAGGCCGCATCGTCATGTTTCCCAACAGTTTGCTGTTAAGCAGTCCGCTGGTCAAAGAAAACCCATCGCAGGAGTACGGTTTGTATGTCTTGTGTGTACCGCTGCAGAGCCACGAGAATTGGCGCGCGGCGGAACATGCGCTCCTCGAAGCTGCCAGAGCGGAATGTGCTCCCTTCATGGACGAAATGGGTCGGCAGATGAAGCTGTTGGAACAGCGCAACCTGCTGGAAGCGCCGTCGCCCGATCCGCGTGTGACCATCCAACTCCCTGAGCCAGGCCGAATCCACCTCGTGCTACGGTTCCCTGCTCCGGACCGAGGCCGCTCCCGAGTGGAACAGGCCATCCTCCGGCGGTACCTCGCGGCCATGCGTCCCTGA